Proteins encoded together in one Marinobacter salsuginis window:
- the malT gene encoding HTH-type transcriptional regulator MalT produces the protein MTTTLNPGQITFITAKNQSPVSPPALLPREKFNDLLHGLEPVSLLLVHAPAGYGKTTTIAERLASLEARSAWFRLEASDNAPGRFAGYLANALASATEGSCQPVLERLQTEGYDSLESFLTDLLAALPQDDEPLYLVLDDYHLISNGEIHEALRFLLRHLPGYLTLVLISRTMPPVGVAQLRMQGRLTEITSRALGFEADEAQQYLQSRLPFEIAREDIERAVRRVEGWISALQLLAASSATSVEFSEFVDQLEHGNQNIFDYFDELVGNDLSEEQRRFLMRTSILDRFNAGMVMRVMDDADGQALLSSLLSMGLFITPVDNSALWFRYHPLFSVYLRHLLTCTTRENQRDLNQRAADAWLELDHAEEAAKHAIAAEDPERITRVLSIHGRKFFTEGQFHLLQRCLDTLPQEIIAEDPTLTLLRAWVAQGQYKFDEVENWLSAAEARLRASLNEDTQRAVHGEFSAIRAQVAMNYGDGERALTLAREAIEQEARFLPTSRVAAASVIGEALFVRGELEEALARMQDTEHLARAHQAHQNVIWALCQQSEISVAMGLLQKAYNIQERAFQYAEENQLNHLPILEFLFRIRSQIMWEWHHLESAERCALQGIEILEAQGERWYVQSYTSLAKVAQARGRQSLCADYIAKIQKMLAAEDYHLDWVANAQATMLSYWDAVRDHDSIQRWLTVAPHCDPVKATNHFYQCNGRNQARALISLGQYELAQPLLEELTTVAREFGLKTDLNRNHIALAYLYWQLDEREQALDHMKTALELASTTGAVGSFLRLGKELIVLLKALINDEAIEGMELQRAERLIQLAQQQRDFSRAIRISLDEAIIQDIIDRPDVPELIRTSPLTRREWQILSLIHAGLSNDQIAEHLKVASTTVKTHIRSLYQKQNISHRSEAIELAKDLLSKIQGD, from the coding sequence ATGACAACAACTCTGAACCCGGGACAGATCACCTTTATCACTGCCAAGAACCAGAGCCCGGTGTCCCCACCTGCACTGCTTCCAAGAGAGAAGTTCAACGATCTTCTGCATGGCCTTGAGCCGGTGAGTCTGCTCCTGGTTCATGCGCCGGCCGGGTATGGCAAAACCACCACCATTGCCGAGCGACTGGCCAGCCTTGAGGCACGTTCAGCGTGGTTCCGCCTGGAAGCCAGTGACAACGCCCCGGGCCGTTTTGCAGGGTACCTGGCCAATGCCCTTGCCAGCGCCACCGAGGGGAGCTGCCAACCGGTTTTGGAAAGACTCCAGACCGAAGGCTATGACAGCCTCGAATCTTTCCTGACTGACCTACTCGCCGCCCTGCCCCAGGATGACGAGCCGCTCTACCTGGTGCTCGATGATTATCACCTGATCAGCAACGGCGAAATCCATGAAGCGCTACGCTTTCTTCTGCGGCATCTGCCAGGGTATCTGACTCTGGTTCTCATCAGCCGAACGATGCCGCCGGTGGGAGTAGCCCAGCTCCGTATGCAGGGGCGTCTCACTGAAATAACCAGCCGGGCCCTCGGTTTTGAAGCGGACGAAGCCCAGCAGTATCTCCAGAGCCGGCTGCCTTTTGAGATTGCGCGTGAAGATATTGAGCGGGCGGTCCGCCGGGTTGAAGGCTGGATCTCCGCCCTGCAATTGCTCGCCGCTTCATCCGCCACCAGTGTCGAATTCAGCGAGTTTGTCGATCAGCTGGAACACGGTAACCAGAATATCTTCGATTACTTCGATGAGCTGGTGGGCAACGACCTGAGCGAAGAGCAAAGGCGGTTTCTCATGCGCACGAGCATCCTCGACCGGTTTAACGCGGGAATGGTAATGCGGGTCATGGACGACGCGGACGGACAGGCACTGCTCAGCAGCCTGCTGTCCATGGGGCTGTTCATAACCCCCGTGGATAACTCAGCACTCTGGTTCCGGTACCATCCGCTATTCTCGGTTTATCTGCGCCATCTGCTCACCTGCACCACTCGCGAGAACCAGAGAGACCTCAATCAACGGGCCGCCGACGCCTGGCTTGAACTGGACCATGCGGAGGAGGCTGCCAAACACGCCATTGCTGCGGAAGATCCCGAGCGAATTACCCGCGTGCTCTCCATCCACGGGCGCAAATTCTTTACCGAAGGTCAGTTTCACCTGCTTCAACGCTGCCTGGACACGCTGCCACAGGAAATCATCGCCGAGGATCCCACGCTGACTCTGCTTAGAGCGTGGGTTGCCCAGGGGCAGTACAAGTTTGATGAAGTCGAAAACTGGCTCTCAGCAGCGGAAGCCCGTCTGAGGGCATCACTGAACGAGGACACGCAGCGCGCCGTTCACGGCGAATTCAGTGCCATTCGCGCCCAGGTGGCGATGAATTATGGCGACGGCGAACGCGCCCTGACGCTTGCCCGCGAAGCCATCGAACAGGAAGCGCGCTTCCTGCCCACTTCCAGGGTTGCCGCCGCGTCGGTCATTGGTGAGGCGCTGTTTGTGCGCGGAGAACTTGAGGAAGCCCTGGCCCGAATGCAGGATACAGAGCATCTCGCCCGGGCCCATCAGGCCCACCAGAACGTGATCTGGGCGCTCTGCCAGCAAAGCGAAATCAGTGTCGCGATGGGTCTCCTGCAAAAGGCCTACAACATTCAGGAACGTGCTTTCCAATACGCGGAAGAAAACCAGCTGAACCACCTGCCGATCCTGGAATTCCTCTTCCGTATTCGCAGCCAGATCATGTGGGAGTGGCACCATCTGGAAAGCGCCGAGCGGTGCGCGCTTCAGGGCATTGAAATTCTTGAGGCCCAGGGAGAACGCTGGTATGTCCAGAGTTACACCTCCTTGGCCAAGGTTGCCCAGGCACGGGGCCGCCAGAGCCTGTGTGCGGATTACATCGCCAAGATCCAGAAAATGCTGGCGGCGGAAGACTACCACCTGGATTGGGTGGCCAATGCCCAGGCCACCATGCTGTCATACTGGGATGCCGTTCGGGATCACGACTCTATACAGCGTTGGCTCACAGTTGCCCCACACTGCGATCCGGTGAAGGCCACTAACCATTTTTATCAGTGCAACGGCCGCAACCAGGCCCGGGCGTTAATCAGCCTCGGGCAATACGAACTGGCACAACCACTCCTCGAAGAGCTAACCACGGTAGCGCGGGAGTTTGGCCTTAAAACAGACCTGAATCGCAACCACATTGCCCTCGCCTACCTCTACTGGCAACTGGATGAACGCGAACAGGCCCTCGATCACATGAAAACAGCGCTGGAACTGGCAAGTACCACAGGTGCTGTCGGCAGCTTCCTGCGGTTGGGTAAAGAGCTAATTGTACTGCTTAAGGCGCTGATCAACGATGAAGCCATTGAAGGAATGGAACTCCAGCGGGCAGAGCGTCTGATTCAACTGGCCCAGCAACAGCGGGACTTCAGCCGCGCCATCCGGATTTCGCTGGATGAAGCGATTATCCAGGACATCATCGACCGGCCGGATGTCCCGGAACTGATCCGCACATCGCCGCTCACCCGCCGGGAGTGGCAGATCCTCAGCCTGATACATGCCGGACTGTCCAATGACCAGATTGCGGAGCACCTGAAAGTGGCCTCGACAACGGTGAAGACACACATCCGCAGCCTTTATCAGAAGCAGAACATCAGCCATCGTTCAGAGGCCATTGAACTGGCCAAAGACCTCCTGAGCAAGATCCAGGGAGACTAG
- a CDS encoding DUF2238 domain-containing protein — protein sequence MNQRFAPAVWVVVFLSVFVWSAIGPKDRATWVLEVLPAVIGFALVVWCFFRYPLTPLVYFLILIHAVILMVGGHYTYAEVPLFDWFRDWFDWQRNNYDKLGHLAQGFIPAMVGRELVIRFDVFSGPRWAAFFIVCFCLALSAFYELIEWWVALLSDEAAEAFLGTQGYVWDTQSDMAWALSGAILALILLGRLHDRQLRKL from the coding sequence ATGAACCAACGATTTGCGCCCGCAGTCTGGGTGGTTGTCTTTCTTTCAGTCTTTGTCTGGTCTGCCATCGGGCCGAAGGATCGGGCGACCTGGGTACTTGAGGTTCTGCCCGCGGTCATTGGATTTGCACTGGTTGTCTGGTGTTTCTTCCGTTATCCGCTGACGCCGCTGGTCTATTTCCTGATTCTGATCCATGCCGTCATCCTGATGGTTGGGGGGCACTATACCTATGCGGAAGTGCCTCTGTTCGACTGGTTTCGGGACTGGTTTGATTGGCAGCGCAATAATTACGACAAGCTCGGCCACCTGGCGCAGGGTTTTATACCGGCAATGGTCGGCAGGGAACTGGTCATTCGATTCGACGTATTTTCCGGCCCCCGCTGGGCCGCATTTTTCATCGTCTGTTTCTGTCTGGCATTGAGCGCCTTCTATGAGTTGATCGAGTGGTGGGTGGCCTTGCTCAGCGACGAAGCCGCCGAGGCTTTTCTGGGCACCCAGGGGTATGTTTGGGATACCCAGTCGGATATGGCCTGGGCGTTGTCCGGCGCGATCCTGGCTCTTATCCTGCTCGGGCGGTTGCATGATCGCCAGCTTCGGAAGCTCTGA
- a CDS encoding ABC transporter permease, with the protein MGRNALNIKLRRELWQLRGQVVAIALVIAGGVAVCVMSVLNYSSLMETRAQYYEHHRFAEVFAAVKRAPRHVLQEISKIPGVARAEGRVEGIAKLEMPGYTDPVSARLVSLPPNSQPDINRLFIREGRLPMAGRNQEVVAIGSFAEAHDLSPGDRFTGIINGRRQSLVLTGIVESPEFIYVIPPGGMLPDYERYGVLWMNREALAAGFDMVGAFNSLVVTLRSNMSDATVIDHLDRSLARYGATGAYGREHQFSHRFLSDELDQLKTMATVFPLIFMSVAMFLLHVVISRLISTQRDIIAVLKAFGYGNRQIAWHYSKLVILIAVIGLAVGLALGFWLGRGLAELYMDYYRFPGLLFRIHPGWLVLLGLLTILVAWAGAWRAIRQAAALPPAEAMRPEGPARYRIAGAEKLLSGIRFSQPSRMIVRQLDRRPGRTLLSISGIAMATAIVMVGNFQFDSVSLMVHTQFARVQQQDLAAAFIDPVNSSAIYTLQRQPGILYVEGKRLVPARLTFGHRQWRSAVTGIPSDARLQFVVDSNLARVQLPKEGLLLTDFLAQELGVTPGEIVQLEVLEGDRRTIQVPVAGITSEFLGVGAYMNLDALNRALGDGPLINQAMINLDPERAGEIYDSLRETPGVLGLSIRQAMLDSFYDTLAKTFLTFTFFNSLMGGIIAFGVVYNTIRISLAEKGRELTSLRVLGYTHNEVAHILLGEVALLIMLSVPLGWLIGQGLALAIVTAMQTELYRVPLTITSQTLAISALVVVMSAMASGVIAWWRLKALDLVAVLKTRE; encoded by the coding sequence ATGGGCAGAAACGCACTCAACATCAAACTGCGGCGCGAACTCTGGCAATTGCGTGGCCAGGTGGTGGCCATCGCTCTGGTGATCGCCGGTGGTGTAGCCGTGTGTGTCATGTCCGTTCTGAACTATTCCTCTCTTATGGAGACGCGCGCGCAGTACTACGAGCATCACCGGTTTGCCGAAGTGTTTGCAGCCGTCAAACGTGCCCCGCGTCATGTCCTGCAGGAGATTTCGAAGATCCCCGGGGTGGCCCGCGCCGAAGGCCGGGTTGAGGGCATCGCCAAGCTTGAGATGCCCGGATATACGGATCCCGTGTCGGCCCGCCTGGTGTCACTGCCACCGAACTCGCAACCCGATATCAACCGACTTTTCATCCGTGAGGGACGACTGCCGATGGCGGGACGCAACCAGGAGGTCGTGGCCATCGGAAGCTTTGCCGAAGCCCACGATCTGTCCCCCGGTGACCGGTTTACGGGCATCATCAATGGCAGGCGCCAGTCGCTGGTCCTGACCGGTATTGTCGAATCGCCGGAGTTTATTTATGTGATTCCTCCGGGGGGGATGCTGCCGGACTATGAGCGTTATGGCGTGCTGTGGATGAACAGGGAAGCGCTGGCTGCGGGGTTTGATATGGTCGGGGCTTTCAACAGCCTTGTGGTGACCCTGCGATCCAACATGTCGGATGCCACAGTGATTGATCATCTGGATCGGTCCCTGGCCAGGTACGGGGCGACAGGCGCCTATGGCAGGGAGCATCAGTTCTCGCACAGGTTCCTCAGTGACGAACTGGACCAGTTGAAGACCATGGCGACGGTGTTTCCCCTGATTTTCATGTCGGTCGCCATGTTTCTTCTGCATGTCGTCATCAGCCGTTTAATCAGTACCCAGCGGGATATCATCGCGGTGCTCAAGGCCTTTGGATACGGCAACCGACAGATTGCCTGGCACTACAGCAAACTGGTGATACTGATTGCGGTGATTGGTCTGGCGGTGGGGCTCGCACTTGGATTTTGGCTAGGTCGGGGGCTGGCGGAGCTCTACATGGATTACTACCGGTTTCCGGGGCTGTTGTTCCGTATTCATCCGGGTTGGTTAGTGTTGCTTGGCCTGTTGACGATACTGGTGGCCTGGGCAGGGGCCTGGAGGGCAATTCGTCAAGCCGCGGCCTTGCCCCCGGCCGAGGCCATGAGACCAGAGGGGCCGGCAAGGTACCGGATTGCCGGTGCCGAGAAGCTGCTCTCCGGTATTCGTTTCTCTCAGCCGTCGAGAATGATTGTGCGTCAGCTGGATCGACGTCCCGGTCGAACCCTGCTCTCAATAAGTGGCATTGCGATGGCAACCGCCATCGTGATGGTGGGCAATTTTCAGTTTGATTCCGTGTCCCTGATGGTTCACACCCAGTTTGCGCGGGTGCAGCAACAGGATCTGGCGGCGGCGTTCATAGATCCGGTCAACAGCTCCGCTATTTACACGCTTCAGCGACAGCCCGGTATTCTCTATGTCGAGGGAAAACGACTGGTGCCGGCGCGGCTCACGTTTGGTCACCGTCAGTGGCGCAGCGCCGTAACCGGCATCCCCTCGGATGCAAGACTCCAGTTCGTTGTGGACAGCAATCTGGCGCGGGTCCAGTTGCCAAAGGAAGGCTTGTTGCTGACGGATTTTCTCGCCCAAGAGCTGGGCGTTACTCCCGGGGAGATTGTCCAACTGGAAGTGCTGGAGGGTGACCGACGGACAATCCAGGTCCCTGTTGCAGGCATTACGAGTGAATTTCTCGGTGTGGGTGCCTACATGAACCTGGATGCTCTCAACCGGGCTCTGGGCGACGGCCCCCTGATCAATCAGGCCATGATTAACCTTGATCCGGAAAGAGCCGGCGAGATCTATGACAGTCTGAGGGAAACGCCCGGTGTTCTGGGGCTCAGCATTCGCCAGGCCATGCTGGACAGCTTCTATGACACCCTGGCCAAGACCTTCCTGACGTTCACTTTCTTCAACAGCCTGATGGGCGGCATCATCGCATTCGGTGTTGTTTACAATACCATCAGGATATCCCTGGCCGAAAAGGGTAGAGAACTGACCAGTCTCCGGGTGCTGGGGTACACCCATAACGAAGTTGCGCACATACTGCTCGGCGAGGTGGCGTTGCTGATCATGCTGAGTGTGCCGCTGGGTTGGTTGATCGGGCAGGGACTGGCATTGGCCATTGTTACGGCCATGCAGACAGAGCTCTACCGGGTACCTCTGACCATCACCAGCCAGACGCTGGCAATTTCAGCGCTGGTCGTGGTGATGTCAGCGATGGCGTCCGGAGTGATTGCGTGGTGGCGCCTGAAAGCGCTGGATCTGGTTGCTGTGCTGAAAACCCGGGAATAA
- a CDS encoding ABC transporter ATP-binding protein, whose product MPVFHTRGLTKTYDQGEVQVHALRGVDLDLFGGELVVMLGASGSGKSTLLNILGGLDVPTSGEVHYRDIDLSKAGDRELTRYRREHVGFVFQFYNLIPSLTARENVAAVTEIASNPMAPEEALALVGLQERIDHFPAQLSGGEQQRVAIARAVAKRPAVLLCDEPTGALDSATGVLVLEALATANRETGTTTVIITHNASIAAMGDRVITLSDGNISGEHRNSERQDPRTLSW is encoded by the coding sequence CTGCCAGTGTTTCATACACGAGGGCTGACCAAGACTTACGATCAGGGCGAGGTTCAGGTGCATGCGCTACGTGGCGTCGATCTGGACCTTTTTGGCGGCGAGCTTGTCGTCATGCTTGGCGCCTCCGGTTCAGGTAAATCCACGCTTCTCAACATCCTGGGTGGGCTGGACGTTCCCACCTCCGGGGAGGTCCACTACCGGGATATAGACCTCAGCAAGGCCGGCGATCGGGAACTGACCCGTTACCGTCGGGAACACGTCGGTTTTGTATTTCAGTTCTACAACCTGATTCCGAGCCTGACTGCCCGTGAAAACGTGGCGGCTGTTACCGAGATTGCATCCAACCCCATGGCGCCCGAGGAGGCTCTTGCCCTGGTGGGCCTTCAGGAGCGCATTGATCACTTTCCCGCTCAGTTGTCGGGTGGTGAGCAGCAGCGAGTTGCCATTGCCCGGGCTGTCGCCAAGCGTCCGGCTGTGCTGCTTTGTGATGAACCCACGGGAGCGCTTGATTCAGCCACCGGCGTGCTGGTCCTTGAGGCGCTGGCGACGGCAAACCGGGAGACCGGTACCACGACGGTTATTATCACCCACAACGCTTCGATCGCGGCCATGGGCGACAGGGTCATAACCCTTTCCGATGGCAACATCAGCGGCGAACACCGCAATTCTGAGCGCCAGGATCCCCGGACCCTGTCATGGTGA
- a CDS encoding N-acyl-D-amino-acid deacylase family protein, whose protein sequence is MNQFDTLIVGGRYFDGTGGPSRIAHVGIKEGRIARIFDEQPDTGLATRTIDASGCWVTPGFLDTHTHYDAELLVAPSLSESVRHGVTTVLIGSCSLSMVCADPEDASDIFTRVETVPREKVLPILRQHKSWKTPKEWVEFMDRHPLGPNVISFLGHSDLRTAVMGLHRATDRGVTPTAEEQRKMERLLEEALQEGFLGLSTMCLKWDKVDGDREWSKSLPSTYARWREVSRLNALLRRYGRVHQGAPNAANPLQVTQYLKETLGWLRKPLKTTLIAMIDLKGNPTVKPMASLVGWLANSFGGNFRWQLLPTPFTVYADGMDIVLFEEFGAGEMALDIRDQLERNELLKDEQYRRKFRKFYKEKLSPRVWQRDFGDAVILDCPDKSVVGRNFAELAADRGIHVVDFFLDMVVAHGRSLRWFTTVGNHRKDRLRKMVTNPGALITFSDAGAHIRNMAFYNLPLRFLKLVRESHEDGEPVMSLERAVHRLTGEQADWLGVDAGHIREGDRADITVLDPHGLDQDLEQVEWAEMENFGLERMVNRVPGCVREVLINGRAAVTDGEVEAALGREPGYGHFLRAGASG, encoded by the coding sequence GTGAACCAGTTCGATACTCTGATTGTCGGTGGTCGTTATTTCGATGGTACCGGCGGTCCCTCCCGCATAGCCCACGTGGGCATCAAAGAAGGCCGGATTGCCCGGATATTTGATGAACAGCCTGACACCGGTCTGGCCACTCGCACGATCGACGCCAGCGGTTGCTGGGTAACGCCGGGATTTCTCGATACCCATACCCACTACGATGCTGAGTTGCTGGTAGCGCCCTCTCTGTCTGAATCTGTGCGTCACGGTGTCACCACAGTGCTTATCGGCAGCTGTTCGCTGAGCATGGTCTGTGCCGATCCGGAAGACGCCTCGGATATTTTTACCCGGGTGGAGACCGTGCCGAGGGAAAAGGTGCTGCCCATACTGCGACAGCACAAGTCCTGGAAGACACCCAAAGAGTGGGTGGAGTTCATGGACCGGCACCCACTGGGGCCCAATGTCATCAGCTTTCTCGGTCACAGTGACCTGCGGACGGCAGTCATGGGTCTGCATCGCGCCACCGACCGGGGTGTGACTCCGACAGCAGAAGAGCAGCGAAAAATGGAACGTCTGCTTGAGGAAGCGCTGCAGGAAGGCTTTCTTGGGCTTTCCACCATGTGCCTGAAATGGGACAAGGTAGATGGTGACCGGGAATGGTCCAAGAGTCTGCCAAGTACCTACGCCCGCTGGCGTGAGGTCAGCCGTCTGAATGCCCTTCTGCGCCGTTACGGGCGGGTGCACCAGGGCGCACCCAATGCGGCCAATCCTCTTCAGGTTACCCAGTATTTGAAAGAGACCCTGGGTTGGTTGAGAAAGCCCCTGAAAACCACTTTGATTGCCATGATCGATTTGAAGGGCAATCCCACGGTCAAACCCATGGCAAGCCTGGTGGGGTGGCTGGCCAACAGCTTTGGCGGTAACTTTCGCTGGCAGCTGTTGCCCACGCCGTTCACCGTTTATGCCGACGGTATGGATATCGTGTTGTTTGAAGAATTCGGTGCCGGTGAGATGGCCCTCGATATCCGCGATCAACTCGAGCGCAACGAACTCCTTAAAGACGAACAGTACCGACGGAAGTTCAGGAAATTCTACAAGGAAAAGCTCTCGCCCCGGGTGTGGCAGAGGGATTTCGGCGATGCCGTGATTCTCGACTGTCCGGATAAAAGCGTGGTTGGTCGCAACTTCGCCGAACTGGCGGCTGATCGCGGCATTCATGTGGTCGATTTCTTCCTCGACATGGTGGTTGCCCACGGCCGCTCATTGCGCTGGTTTACCACGGTCGGCAATCACAGAAAGGATCGGCTCCGGAAAATGGTTACCAACCCCGGCGCCTTGATCACCTTTTCCGATGCCGGTGCCCACATCCGGAATATGGCTTTTTACAATCTGCCGTTACGGTTTCTCAAGCTGGTTCGCGAAAGCCATGAAGACGGTGAGCCAGTTATGTCGCTGGAACGTGCCGTACACAGGCTGACGGGCGAGCAGGCAGATTGGCTGGGGGTTGATGCGGGTCATATAAGGGAAGGAGACCGGGCTGATATAACGGTACTGGACCCCCATGGCCTTGATCAGGATCTGGAACAGGTCGAATGGGCCGAAATGGAAAACTTCGGGCTGGAGCGAATGGTGAACCGGGTGCCTGGATGTGTCAGAGAGGTGTTGATCAACGGCCGAGCTGCAGTAACGGATGGTGAGGTGGAAGCTGCATTGGGCAGAGAACCCGGATACGGCCACTTCCTGCGCGCCGGGGCGTCTGGGTAG
- a CDS encoding efflux RND transporter periplasmic adaptor subunit → MTVKGFSGKWLFWGVFALLALAALVYTVRPEPVWVDLASVSRGPLEITIKEEGRTRVRDRYVVSSPVAGYLHRVPLEVGDAVIPGELLTEVDPMPASTLDARSRAEAEAKVQSARSALNSTRQKVAAAEAEADLAIRELSRLKALSDDHFVSDERLQQARAAADRAQAILRSARFDEEVMAHELAAARTRLEVSAARETGNGNVERVPVRSPVNGSVLGVARKSEGVIQAGEPILELGDPGALEVVVDVLSFDAVKLSPGVSVRLTGWGGGSLDARVRRVEPVGFEDVSALGVEERRVQVVADITSSPEAWQSLGDGYRVDAEFLLWQSDNVLQLPESAIFIGDGQHQVFRVVDDRAVLTNVSVGRTNGFQTVIQEGLADSDRVVRHPDRQLEDGSRIRVR, encoded by the coding sequence ATGACGGTAAAAGGGTTTTCTGGAAAATGGCTGTTCTGGGGCGTATTTGCGCTGCTCGCCCTGGCGGCACTGGTGTATACGGTCCGTCCGGAGCCCGTGTGGGTCGATCTGGCGTCCGTGAGCCGTGGTCCCCTGGAAATCACCATCAAGGAAGAGGGCAGAACACGGGTCCGCGATCGTTACGTGGTGTCATCCCCGGTGGCGGGCTACCTGCATCGGGTACCTCTGGAAGTGGGGGATGCCGTTATACCAGGCGAGCTGCTTACCGAAGTGGATCCGATGCCGGCAAGTACCCTGGATGCCAGAAGTCGGGCTGAAGCGGAAGCAAAAGTGCAATCAGCTCGTTCCGCTCTGAATTCAACGCGCCAGAAAGTGGCGGCAGCCGAGGCGGAAGCCGATCTGGCAATCCGCGAGCTGTCGCGATTGAAGGCTCTCAGCGATGACCACTTCGTGTCCGATGAACGGTTACAGCAGGCCCGGGCGGCCGCAGACCGGGCCCAGGCAATCCTTCGGTCGGCCCGTTTTGATGAGGAGGTGATGGCCCATGAGCTGGCCGCAGCAAGGACTCGTCTGGAGGTATCGGCGGCCCGGGAGACCGGCAATGGCAACGTGGAGAGAGTGCCTGTCCGGTCGCCGGTCAATGGTTCTGTGCTGGGCGTTGCCCGCAAGAGTGAAGGCGTCATCCAGGCGGGTGAGCCCATCCTTGAGTTGGGTGATCCCGGCGCACTGGAAGTGGTCGTGGACGTGCTCAGTTTCGATGCGGTCAAGCTTAGCCCTGGGGTAAGTGTGCGATTGACTGGGTGGGGCGGGGGCAGTCTTGATGCCAGAGTCCGGCGGGTTGAGCCGGTGGGCTTTGAAGACGTGTCGGCCCTGGGGGTCGAGGAAAGGCGGGTTCAGGTGGTTGCGGACATTACCAGTTCCCCCGAAGCCTGGCAGAGCCTCGGTGACGGTTACCGTGTGGATGCCGAATTTCTGCTATGGCAGTCAGACAATGTCCTGCAGCTTCCGGAATCCGCGATCTTCATCGGTGACGGGCAGCATCAGGTGTTCCGCGTGGTCGATGACAGGGCGGTCCTGACCAACGTGTCGGTAGGGCGTACCAATGGATTTCAAACGGTGATTCAGGAGGGGCTGGCAGACTCGGATAGAGTGGTGCGCCACCCTGATCGCCAACTTGAAGACGGCAGCAGGATCAGGGTTCGTTAA
- a CDS encoding SLC13 family permease, translating into MSEELSADNQPRGLPRSQVIGLILGAAFLLATILLPPPETMAAEAWAALGLMLLMATWWSTEAIPIPATALLPIVLVPALGLGTVGEATEPYANPIIFLFLGGFTLGLAMQRWNLHRRIALLTLKAVGSKPRRQIAGFMLATAFLSMWVSNTATAIMMLPIGLSVVAMMDSNDNPEGIRRYATALLLAIAYSASIGGIATLIGTPPNALLAAYLSENQGVSVGFAQWMLLGVPVTVVMLALAWWWLTRRDFGLGNTAGGAEAIREELDALGPLGKGEKLVALVFLITATAWIFRPLLSENLMPWLSDTGIAIAAAIAMFLIPVNTRSREFVLDWETAKGIPWGVLLLFGGGLAMAGVISSSGLAEWIAQSLGVAGALPTLVMIVLVAGIIIFLTEVTSNTATAAAFLPLLGALALSQGVSPLLLTVPAAIAASCAFMMPVATPPNAIVFSSGHMQISDMIRAGFALNLMGIVVVTLLSYLLLGVVFSM; encoded by the coding sequence ATGTCCGAAGAGCTCAGCGCAGACAACCAACCCCGGGGCTTGCCCCGCAGCCAGGTAATCGGGCTGATCCTTGGCGCCGCGTTTCTCTTGGCAACCATCCTTCTTCCACCCCCCGAAACCATGGCGGCGGAAGCCTGGGCCGCCCTCGGCCTGATGCTGCTAATGGCGACCTGGTGGTCCACCGAGGCCATTCCGATTCCGGCCACAGCTTTGCTGCCAATCGTTCTGGTCCCGGCGCTCGGGCTTGGCACGGTTGGTGAAGCCACAGAGCCCTATGCCAATCCGATCATCTTCCTGTTCCTTGGGGGATTTACACTGGGGCTTGCCATGCAGCGATGGAACCTGCATCGGCGGATCGCACTGCTGACGCTGAAGGCCGTGGGCAGCAAACCCCGCAGGCAGATTGCCGGATTCATGCTGGCAACGGCTTTTCTGAGCATGTGGGTCAGCAATACCGCAACGGCCATCATGATGTTGCCAATAGGCCTGTCGGTGGTGGCAATGATGGACAGCAATGACAATCCCGAGGGTATTCGGCGTTACGCCACAGCCCTCCTGCTTGCTATTGCCTATTCCGCCAGTATCGGGGGCATTGCCACGCTGATTGGCACACCGCCAAATGCCTTGCTGGCGGCCTACCTGAGCGAAAACCAGGGGGTTTCCGTGGGCTTTGCCCAATGGATGCTGCTGGGGGTTCCGGTCACGGTCGTCATGCTGGCCCTTGCGTGGTGGTGGCTGACCCGGCGCGACTTCGGATTGGGTAATACTGCAGGTGGTGCTGAAGCGATACGCGAGGAGCTTGATGCCCTGGGGCCACTGGGAAAAGGGGAAAAACTCGTGGCCCTGGTGTTCTTGATCACGGCCACCGCCTGGATCTTCAGACCGTTGTTGTCCGAGAACCTCATGCCCTGGCTGAGTGACACCGGCATCGCCATTGCCGCGGCCATTGCCATGTTCCTCATACCCGTCAATACCCGCAGCCGAGAATTCGTTCTCGACTGGGAGACCGCGAAGGGAATTCCCTGGGGCGTGCTGCTTCTGTTCGGTGGCGGGCTGGCCATGGCTGGCGTGATCAGCAGTTCAGGTCTTGCTGAATGGATCGCCCAGAGCCTGGGTGTAGCCGGCGCTCTGCCAACACTGGTTATGATTGTGCTGGTGGCGGGCATCATCATCTTTCTGACGGAAGTGACCAGCAATACGGCAACGGCAGCGGCGTTTCTGCCCTTGTTGGGGGCACTGGCCCTCAGTCAGGGAGTGTCACCATTGCTGTTGACAGTGCCTGCTGCGATCGCGGCCAGCTGCGCCTTCATGATGCCTGTGGCCACGCCACCCAATGCCATCGTGTTCTCCAGCGGCCATATGCAGATCAGCGATATGATCAGAGCCGGATTTGCCCTCAATCTGATGGGTATTGTGGTGGTGACACTGCTCAGTTATCTGCTTCTTGGTGTGGTTTTCTCCATGTAG